One region of Natronorubrum aibiense genomic DNA includes:
- a CDS encoding PH domain-containing protein, with protein sequence MSGLSPDGDLDGDLEWLSLDADESIRWAGSPDPRTIAPTALLLALPVLALAVVPFNTVAGLALAAVLAVVTVPIVGWAVLWLRSTNYVVTTTGLYEKHGVLSRDVKRIDLEKVQNTAYRQSALGTRFGYGHVEVSSAGGAGVEMRFRSVPEPRAVQQLISSHVSRSQEATRPETADPVEPTDEILVELRAIRAALENETAEKRTRTGSTSETAAETPADDVTLEHESTESLKSDDSVDT encoded by the coding sequence ATGAGTGGACTGTCTCCCGACGGCGACCTCGACGGTGACCTCGAGTGGCTCTCACTGGATGCCGACGAGTCGATCCGCTGGGCCGGCAGCCCGGATCCGCGAACGATCGCACCGACGGCGTTGTTGCTCGCGTTGCCGGTACTCGCACTCGCCGTCGTCCCGTTCAACACGGTCGCCGGGTTGGCGCTTGCCGCCGTGCTCGCAGTCGTCACGGTCCCGATCGTCGGCTGGGCGGTCCTCTGGCTTCGGAGTACGAACTACGTCGTCACCACTACCGGCCTCTACGAGAAACACGGCGTCCTCTCTCGAGACGTCAAACGGATCGACCTCGAAAAGGTCCAGAATACCGCGTACAGACAGAGCGCACTCGGCACGCGCTTTGGCTACGGCCACGTCGAGGTGAGTTCCGCCGGCGGCGCAGGCGTGGAGATGCGGTTTCGGTCTGTTCCGGAGCCGCGAGCGGTCCAACAGCTTATCAGCAGTCACGTCTCACGCAGTCAGGAGGCTACCCGTCCCGAAACGGCCGACCCCGTCGAGCCGACCGACGAGATCCTCGTCGAACTCCGGGCGATCCGGGCGGCGCTCGAGAACGAGACTGCAGAGAAACGCACACGTACAGGGTCGACCTCGGAGACGGCAGCAGAGACGCCAGCGGACGACGTCACCCTCGAGCACGAGTCCACCGAGTCGCTCAAATCCGACGATTCCGTCGACACGTAG
- the gdhB gene encoding glutamate dehydrogenase GdhB, with translation MTTSKPASEPEEESAVETARRQLERAATHLDVDEGIVERLRHPTSVYRVTIPLERDDGSREMFTGYRAHHDSVRGPYKGGLRYHPGVTEEECVGLSMWMTWKCAVMDLPFGGAKGGVVVDPKDLSETETERLTRRFAEELRPVIGPMKDIPAPDMGTGPQEMAWFMDAYSMQQGETEPGVVTGKPPVIGGSYGRERAPGRSVGIITREAIDYYDWDVEDTTVAVQGFGSVGANAARYLDDLGASIVAVSDIDGAIYDPDGLDTTDVEDHDETPGMVSGYDAPETLSNDELLELDVDVLIPAAIGNVLTGENARDVQADLIVEGANGPTTSTADQIFEERGVPVIPDIVANAGGVTVSYFEWLQDINRRKWSLERVHQELEDEMLQAWSAIRTEYDARDVTWRDATYIVALSRIAEAHDVRGLWP, from the coding sequence ATGACAACGTCTAAACCTGCGTCGGAACCGGAAGAGGAGAGTGCCGTCGAAACAGCCCGTCGCCAACTCGAGCGCGCAGCCACTCACCTCGACGTCGACGAGGGGATCGTCGAACGGCTGCGACACCCGACGAGTGTCTACCGCGTAACGATCCCGCTCGAACGCGACGACGGCAGTCGAGAGATGTTTACGGGCTATCGCGCCCACCACGACAGCGTTCGCGGACCGTACAAGGGCGGCCTTCGCTACCACCCCGGTGTGACCGAGGAGGAATGTGTCGGCCTCTCGATGTGGATGACCTGGAAGTGTGCCGTCATGGACCTCCCCTTCGGCGGGGCGAAAGGCGGCGTCGTCGTCGATCCGAAAGACCTCAGCGAGACCGAGACCGAGCGACTCACTCGTCGGTTCGCAGAGGAACTGCGCCCCGTTATCGGCCCGATGAAAGACATCCCTGCACCAGACATGGGAACCGGCCCGCAGGAGATGGCGTGGTTCATGGACGCCTACTCGATGCAGCAAGGCGAGACCGAACCCGGCGTCGTCACCGGCAAACCGCCCGTCATCGGCGGCTCGTACGGCCGCGAGCGTGCACCCGGCCGGAGCGTCGGCATCATCACGCGAGAAGCGATCGACTACTACGACTGGGACGTCGAAGACACCACCGTCGCCGTGCAGGGATTCGGGAGTGTCGGCGCTAACGCCGCCCGCTATCTCGACGACCTCGGAGCCTCCATCGTCGCCGTCTCGGACATCGACGGCGCAATCTACGATCCCGACGGCCTCGACACGACCGACGTCGAAGACCACGACGAGACGCCGGGCATGGTCTCGGGTTACGACGCCCCCGAAACGCTGTCGAACGACGAACTGCTGGAACTCGACGTCGACGTGCTCATTCCAGCCGCCATCGGGAACGTCCTGACCGGCGAGAACGCACGCGACGTGCAGGCCGATCTGATCGTCGAAGGCGCGAACGGTCCGACTACCTCGACGGCCGACCAGATCTTCGAGGAGCGCGGCGTGCCCGTCATCCCCGACATCGTCGCCAACGCCGGCGGGGTGACGGTGAGCTACTTCGAGTGGCTCCAGGACATCAACCGTCGCAAGTGGAGTCTCGAGCGCGTCCACCAAGAACTCGAAGACGAAATGCTGCAGGCCTGGAGTGCTATTCGAACGGAGTACGACGCACGCGACGTCACCTGGCGCGATGCAACCTACATCGTCGCGCTGTCGCGGATCGCCGAGGCCCACGACGTGCGCGGACTCTGGCCATAG
- a CDS encoding DUF2062 domain-containing protein, translating to MLAERLARYRAQIREKLLAAFREDRTPRQIAASFAIGIFITTLPTGGVGVGLFFVFISLWSWISKPAIFASVVVLNPAVKPAVYLASFQVGEIVLGPNSVHTQDATITESALLGTRQLLVGNTVLAVGLSVLGYVLLLYLTRAYRRRSTEDSDQSLLSEIRHFLRR from the coding sequence ATGTTAGCGGAACGACTCGCTCGATATCGGGCGCAAATCCGTGAAAAACTCCTCGCCGCGTTTCGTGAGGACCGAACGCCGCGACAGATCGCAGCGAGCTTTGCGATCGGGATTTTCATTACTACGCTTCCGACGGGCGGCGTCGGTGTGGGTCTGTTTTTCGTCTTCATTTCGCTGTGGTCGTGGATCAGCAAGCCGGCGATCTTCGCCTCCGTCGTCGTCTTGAATCCTGCTGTCAAACCGGCAGTCTATCTCGCGAGTTTTCAGGTTGGTGAGATCGTGTTGGGGCCGAACTCGGTTCACACGCAGGATGCGACGATAACCGAGTCGGCGCTGCTCGGAACACGACAGCTGTTAGTGGGAAACACCGTCCTCGCAGTCGGACTCTCGGTACTCGGCTACGTGCTCCTCCTGTACCTGACTCGAGCATACCGCCGTCGGTCGACTGAAGACTCCGACCAGTCGCTGCTGTCGGAGATACGACACTTCCTTCGTCGATAG
- a CDS encoding DUF5658 family protein: MRSDGASLRVALPVEMSPAALERLLWGLVALSLVGDIVTTFAGLRLGLAESNPVAQSAIEDHGLIGMLALKGIAIVVGLVCRPLLPAAYRSIVPAGLAIPWAVAACINVYMISTAI; the protein is encoded by the coding sequence ATGCGTTCCGACGGCGCGTCGCTGCGTGTCGCACTGCCGGTGGAGATGTCGCCGGCCGCTCTCGAGCGACTGTTGTGGGGACTCGTCGCCCTCTCGCTGGTGGGCGATATCGTGACGACGTTCGCCGGGCTTCGATTGGGGCTGGCCGAATCGAACCCAGTTGCCCAAAGCGCGATCGAGGACCACGGACTGATTGGGATGCTCGCGTTGAAGGGGATCGCGATCGTCGTCGGACTCGTCTGTCGACCGTTGCTCCCTGCTGCCTACCGGTCGATCGTTCCCGCGGGACTTGCGATTCCGTGGGCGGTGGCTGCCTGTATCAACGTCTATATGATCTCGACGGCGATCTGA
- a CDS encoding Glu/Leu/Phe/Val family dehydrogenase → MSGEANPFESLQSQIDEAAVHLEIGDDVIERLKHPERVLETNLTIERDDGELERFKAFRSQFNGDRGPYKGGIRYHPQVSRDEVKALSGWMVYKCATVGIPYGGGKGGIIIDPDEYSETELERVTRAFAKELRPLIGVDRDIPAPDVNTGQREMNWIKDTYETLENTTEPGVITGKNIASGGSEGRVEATGRSTVLAAREAFDYLDKDLEGATVAVQGYGNAGWISAKLIDEMGATVVAASDSSGGIYNPDGFDPVAAKDHKNETGSIVGYEEATEEVTNEDILTMDVDLLIPAALENAIDADLAEDVKAGVISEAANGPLTPEADAVLEDKDVFVIPDILANAGGVTVSYFEWVQNRQRFSWTEERVNEELEALIVDAFDALVETIEEHDLDNPRTAAYVVALERVANAFEEAGTFP, encoded by the coding sequence ATGTCAGGCGAAGCAAATCCGTTCGAAAGTCTCCAGTCTCAGATCGACGAGGCTGCTGTCCACCTCGAGATCGGCGACGACGTGATCGAACGGCTCAAACACCCGGAGCGAGTCCTCGAGACGAACCTCACGATCGAGCGTGACGACGGCGAACTCGAGCGGTTCAAGGCGTTCCGTTCGCAGTTCAACGGTGACCGCGGCCCGTACAAGGGCGGCATTCGCTACCACCCGCAGGTCTCCCGTGACGAAGTGAAGGCGCTGTCTGGCTGGATGGTCTACAAGTGTGCGACCGTCGGCATCCCCTACGGTGGCGGCAAAGGCGGGATCATCATCGACCCCGACGAGTACTCCGAAACCGAACTCGAGCGCGTCACCCGCGCGTTCGCGAAGGAACTGCGCCCGCTGATCGGTGTGGACCGCGACATCCCTGCGCCCGACGTGAACACGGGCCAGCGGGAGATGAACTGGATCAAAGACACCTACGAGACACTCGAGAACACCACGGAGCCGGGAGTCATCACGGGCAAAAATATCGCCAGCGGCGGCAGTGAGGGCCGTGTCGAGGCAACCGGCCGCTCGACCGTGCTGGCCGCCCGCGAGGCGTTCGACTACCTCGACAAGGACCTCGAGGGCGCGACCGTCGCCGTGCAGGGCTACGGGAACGCCGGCTGGATCTCCGCGAAACTGATCGACGAGATGGGCGCGACCGTCGTCGCCGCCAGCGACTCGAGCGGCGGTATCTACAACCCCGACGGCTTCGACCCAGTTGCGGCGAAAGACCACAAAAACGAGACCGGCAGCATCGTCGGCTACGAGGAGGCAACGGAGGAAGTCACCAACGAAGATATCCTGACGATGGATGTCGATCTGTTGATCCCTGCCGCCCTCGAGAACGCGATCGACGCCGACCTCGCCGAGGACGTCAAAGCCGGCGTCATCTCCGAGGCCGCAAACGGGCCGCTGACGCCCGAGGCAGACGCCGTCCTCGAGGACAAAGACGTCTTCGTGATCCCGGACATCCTCGCCAACGCCGGCGGCGTCACCGTCAGCTACTTCGAGTGGGTCCAGAACCGCCAGCGCTTCTCCTGGACCGAAGAGCGCGTCAACGAGGAACTCGAGGCGCTCATCGTCGACGCCTTCGACGCCCTCGTCGAGACGATCGAGGAACACGACCTCGACAACCCACGAACCGCGGCGTACGTGGTGGCGCTCGAACGAGTCGCGAACGCGTTCGAGGAAGCCGGCACCTTCCCCTGA
- a CDS encoding HpcH/HpaI aldolase/citrate lyase family protein, with protein MGRRSVMFTPGDRPEMLRKSPAAGADVIVFDLEDAVAPQRKPDARETVREILADPMFDPDCEVCIRVNASESAIAADLETILQSIDDSTVRFDSVMLPKVMSPADVQGLEDELATYDVSKPIFALIENAAGVLAAPEIAAVPATDALVFGAEDLSADLGATRTADGTEVLYARERVVLAAAAHDCTAIDTLVTDFRDEDQLCEDTAFSVQLGYDGKLAIHPTQVDPINEAFTPSTDDREWARRVLEAKRNADAEGRGVFEVDGEMIDAPLIAQAERIRSRAVAADQWHEPSH; from the coding sequence ATGGGACGTCGAAGCGTCATGTTTACACCAGGGGATCGCCCAGAAATGCTTCGGAAATCGCCCGCTGCAGGGGCTGATGTGATCGTATTCGATCTCGAAGATGCGGTCGCTCCACAGCGAAAGCCCGATGCGCGCGAGACGGTTCGTGAGATACTCGCCGACCCGATGTTCGATCCGGACTGTGAGGTCTGTATCCGCGTCAACGCCAGTGAGTCAGCTATCGCAGCCGACCTCGAGACCATCCTCCAATCGATCGATGACAGCACCGTTCGGTTCGATAGCGTGATGCTCCCGAAAGTCATGTCACCAGCGGACGTGCAGGGACTCGAAGATGAACTCGCAACATATGACGTCTCGAAACCGATCTTCGCGCTGATCGAGAACGCTGCGGGCGTCCTCGCCGCACCGGAGATCGCCGCTGTTCCGGCGACTGACGCGCTCGTTTTCGGCGCCGAAGATCTCTCGGCGGATCTCGGAGCAACGCGCACTGCCGACGGAACCGAAGTCCTCTACGCGCGCGAACGTGTCGTCCTCGCTGCCGCCGCACACGACTGTACAGCGATCGACACGCTCGTCACCGATTTCAGAGACGAAGACCAACTGTGCGAGGACACCGCGTTTTCGGTCCAACTCGGCTACGACGGAAAACTGGCAATCCACCCCACACAGGTCGACCCGATCAACGAGGCGTTTACGCCCTCGACGGACGACCGCGAGTGGGCCCGTCGCGTCCTCGAGGCCAAACGGAACGCCGATGCCGAGGGACGGGGCGTCTTCGAGGTCGACGGCGAGATGATCGACGCTCCGTTGATCGCTCAGGCCGAACGGATCCGCTCACGAGCCGTCGCAGCCGATCAGTGGCACGAACCGAGCCACTGA
- a CDS encoding NAD-dependent succinate-semialdehyde dehydrogenase, with protein MPIESTNPTTGTVVDTFESDSGTDRDDRLERASDTFEGWRETSIEHRQQLLSAAADVLREGRDDYAELMSREMGKPIGQARDEVEKCAWVCDYYAEHAAEFLADEVVAGEPNARTLVTYQPLGPILAIMPWNFPFWQVFRFAAPNLAAGNVGLLKHASNVPGCARAIEAVFREAGFPAGAFQSLLIGSDEVDEVIADDRIAGVTLTGSDGAGRSVAETAGSELKKTVLELGGSDPFVVLEDAPMEHTVETAVQARLINSGQSCIAAKRFIVVDDVYDEFLDRFVEAMDGQVVGDPMDDATDVGPQARADLMDDLHEQVEATLEAGGECRLGGEPMDREGAFYPPTVLTDIPADSPADSEELFGPVASVFRVPDEAAAIEQANDTRFGLGASVWTADLARGERVARQFESGLAFVNELVKSDPRLPFGGVKDSGYGRELARDGVREFVNAKTIWVQREAGEETIQVE; from the coding sequence ATGCCGATCGAAAGCACCAATCCGACCACCGGGACCGTCGTCGACACGTTCGAGAGCGACTCCGGGACCGACCGAGACGACCGACTTGAGCGGGCGAGCGACACCTTCGAGGGGTGGCGCGAGACGTCGATCGAACACCGACAACAGCTGTTGTCCGCTGCCGCAGACGTCCTGCGAGAGGGACGCGATGACTACGCGGAACTGATGAGCCGCGAGATGGGGAAACCGATCGGACAGGCCCGCGACGAGGTCGAGAAGTGTGCGTGGGTCTGTGACTACTACGCCGAACACGCTGCCGAGTTCCTCGCCGATGAGGTCGTCGCGGGTGAACCGAATGCCCGAACGCTGGTTACCTACCAGCCGCTGGGGCCGATCCTCGCGATCATGCCCTGGAACTTCCCGTTCTGGCAGGTGTTTCGCTTTGCCGCCCCGAACCTCGCTGCGGGCAACGTCGGTCTGTTGAAACACGCCTCGAACGTCCCCGGCTGTGCCCGAGCGATCGAGGCCGTCTTTCGGGAAGCAGGATTCCCGGCAGGTGCGTTCCAATCGCTGCTGATTGGCTCCGACGAGGTCGACGAGGTGATCGCGGACGACCGCATTGCCGGCGTCACCCTCACCGGCAGCGACGGCGCGGGTCGGTCGGTCGCCGAAACAGCCGGCAGCGAACTCAAAAAGACCGTCCTCGAACTCGGCGGGAGCGATCCGTTCGTCGTCCTCGAGGACGCGCCGATGGAACACACCGTCGAAACCGCGGTCCAGGCCCGCCTCATCAACTCCGGGCAGTCATGTATCGCGGCGAAACGATTCATCGTCGTCGACGACGTCTACGACGAGTTTCTCGATCGGTTCGTCGAGGCGATGGACGGTCAGGTCGTCGGCGACCCGATGGACGACGCGACCGACGTCGGCCCGCAGGCGCGTGCGGACCTGATGGACGACCTCCACGAACAGGTCGAGGCGACCCTCGAGGCGGGCGGAGAGTGCCGACTCGGTGGTGAGCCGATGGATCGTGAGGGAGCGTTCTATCCGCCGACGGTGCTCACGGACATCCCCGCCGACTCCCCCGCGGACAGCGAGGAACTGTTCGGCCCCGTGGCGTCGGTGTTTCGCGTCCCCGACGAGGCCGCCGCGATCGAACAAGCGAACGACACCCGTTTCGGACTCGGTGCGAGCGTCTGGACAGCGGATCTAGCGCGCGGCGAACGGGTTGCCCGGCAGTTCGAATCCGGACTTGCCTTCGTCAACGAACTCGTCAAATCCGATCCGCGTCTGCCCTTCGGCGGCGTCAAGGACTCGGGCTACGGCCGCGAACTCGCACGCGACGGCGTTCGCGAGTTCGTGAACGCGAAGACGATATGGGTCCAACGCGAGGCCGGCGAAGAAACGATACAGGTCGAGTGA
- a CDS encoding DUF6517 family protein: MKRRTVLGGLGSVGLATLSGCLGAIGMDEHESSPAGVEASVRSETGYDQTGVEPVVIEETVSAGPVSETITVTNYLTEHEKAVDMGLLGRQRGAVFMVLTTPQIGVAGRNFNPVEEMDAQELVELVENNYDAIGSITPEEDDEITILEQSTTRSRFSAEATFNGQDLDVDLHVSEAIEAGDDLLVTIGVYPQRVRSMEESNILDLMRNVSTDVETDADSSADGDGDGDDTDGSDETDDGNDTDGSSDADSGDDGLLGTLS, translated from the coding sequence ATGAAACGACGAACGGTGCTGGGCGGTCTCGGGAGCGTGGGGCTGGCTACGCTGTCCGGCTGTCTCGGCGCGATCGGCATGGACGAACACGAATCGTCGCCGGCCGGTGTCGAGGCGAGCGTTCGATCGGAGACGGGGTACGACCAGACCGGCGTCGAGCCGGTCGTTATCGAAGAAACGGTCAGCGCTGGCCCCGTCTCGGAGACGATCACCGTCACGAACTACCTGACCGAACACGAGAAAGCGGTCGATATGGGACTCCTCGGTCGGCAGCGCGGTGCCGTGTTCATGGTGCTGACGACGCCGCAGATCGGCGTGGCCGGCCGAAACTTCAATCCCGTCGAGGAGATGGACGCCCAGGAACTCGTCGAACTCGTCGAGAACAACTACGACGCGATCGGGTCTATTACCCCCGAGGAAGACGACGAGATCACGATCCTCGAGCAGTCGACGACTCGCTCACGGTTCAGCGCCGAGGCGACGTTCAACGGTCAGGACCTCGACGTCGATCTCCATGTCAGCGAGGCCATCGAGGCTGGCGACGACCTGCTGGTGACGATCGGCGTCTACCCCCAGCGCGTCCGCAGTATGGAGGAGTCGAACATCCTCGATCTCATGCGAAACGTCAGCACGGATGTCGAGACAGACGCGGACTCGAGTGCCGATGGGGATGGGGACGGAGACGACACGGACGGCAGCGATGAAACGGACGACGGTAACGACACGGACGGCAGCAGCGACGCGGACAGCGGTGACGACGGCCTACTCGGAACGCTCTCGTAG
- a CDS encoding acyl-CoA dehydrogenase family protein, with amino-acid sequence MDTALSDEHRMVRETVREFCKTEIEPIAQEIEDEHRFPVEIFDQLAELDVMGVPIDETYGGLGGDTLMYALVAEELGQVSGAIGLSYVAHTSLGAKPIELFGTTAQKERWLRPLAEGESLGAWALTEPESGSDASHMSTTATKDGDEWVLTGTKQFITNASEAGSVLVKAVTDPEAGSDGISTFIVDPRHDDGFEVTTVWDKLGLNASPTCEIRLENVRLPEDRLLGAEGEGWAQTKRTLDGGRISIAALSTGLAQGAYEHAKAYSTEREQFGRPITSFDAVRDTIVDMHRKTERARLLTHRAARTYDSDEPVTRESALAKLDASEAAREVAEDAVQVLGGYGYTTDFAPQRFYRDAKLMEIGEGTSEIQHLVIGRELGL; translated from the coding sequence ATGGACACGGCGCTGTCCGACGAGCACCGAATGGTTCGGGAAACGGTCAGGGAGTTCTGTAAGACCGAAATCGAGCCAATCGCACAGGAGATCGAAGACGAGCATCGGTTTCCGGTCGAGATCTTCGACCAGCTCGCCGAACTCGACGTGATGGGCGTCCCCATCGACGAGACGTACGGCGGTCTCGGTGGTGATACGCTCATGTACGCGCTGGTCGCCGAAGAGCTCGGTCAAGTGTCCGGAGCGATCGGTCTCTCCTACGTCGCACACACGTCGCTGGGGGCGAAGCCGATCGAACTGTTCGGCACGACAGCTCAGAAAGAACGCTGGTTGCGTCCGCTCGCCGAAGGCGAGTCCCTCGGTGCCTGGGCGCTGACCGAACCCGAAAGCGGCTCGGACGCATCGCATATGTCGACGACGGCGACCAAAGACGGCGACGAGTGGGTACTAACCGGCACCAAACAGTTCATCACGAACGCCTCCGAAGCTGGCTCCGTTCTCGTTAAAGCAGTTACCGACCCCGAAGCCGGCTCCGACGGCATCTCGACGTTCATCGTCGATCCCCGCCATGACGACGGCTTCGAGGTTACGACGGTCTGGGACAAACTGGGACTCAACGCCTCGCCGACCTGTGAGATCCGCCTCGAGAACGTTCGTCTTCCCGAAGACCGGCTTCTCGGTGCGGAAGGAGAGGGCTGGGCGCAGACGAAACGAACGCTCGACGGCGGGCGGATCTCGATCGCCGCGCTCTCGACGGGATTGGCACAGGGAGCCTACGAGCACGCGAAGGCGTACAGTACGGAGCGCGAGCAGTTCGGCCGGCCGATCACGTCGTTCGACGCCGTGCGTGACACGATCGTCGACATGCACCGCAAAACGGAGCGGGCTCGATTGCTGACACACCGTGCTGCCCGCACGTACGACAGCGACGAGCCAGTCACACGCGAGTCCGCGCTCGCGAAACTCGACGCGAGCGAAGCGGCCCGCGAAGTCGCCGAAGACGCCGTACAGGTGCTCGGCGGCTACGGCTACACGACTGACTTCGCCCCACAGCGGTTCTACCGGGACGCCAAACTGATGGAGATCGGCGAAGGAACCAGCGAGATCCAACACCTCGTGATCGGCCGCGAACTCGGTCTGTGA
- a CDS encoding Cdc6/Cdc18 family protein encodes MAEQAGDPLFQSHDPIFDRKELLHVGHVPDEDRIVGRDDEIQSVAAEVGAITRGDPPNNVMIYGKTGTGKSLISRHVATRAQTAARSNDIDCGVLYIDCSEANTETRATRQLALSLKDQTGYQENIPLRGVGTMEYYQHIWGILENFFDAIIVILDEIDKLDNSNILMQLSRAREAQKTDAYIGVIGISNKVKYRETLDERIDSSFGHRELFFHPYDASQLREIMRNREDAFQPEVLEDGTIELCAALAAKKHGDARKAIEILKEAGELARRTGSETVSESHIQQAQEVAEINRIEELTSGATVHAKLALYALASRIITGDRETHKTREIYERYVGICNMVTTDPITENGLYRQLKEQAFLGVIESEKTGGGRSQGSYLLHRLVTDPKHIIKAVRRDDSLEELPAYDQLADTGAADNRDADLSSFS; translated from the coding sequence ATGGCTGAACAGGCAGGGGACCCGCTTTTCCAATCTCACGATCCGATCTTCGATCGGAAAGAGCTCCTCCACGTGGGTCACGTTCCCGACGAAGACCGTATCGTCGGTCGGGACGACGAGATCCAGTCCGTCGCCGCCGAGGTTGGGGCGATCACGCGAGGCGATCCGCCGAACAACGTGATGATCTACGGCAAAACCGGTACCGGAAAGAGTCTCATCTCGAGACACGTCGCCACTCGAGCACAGACGGCCGCCCGAAGCAACGATATCGACTGTGGCGTGCTCTACATCGACTGCTCCGAAGCGAACACGGAAACGCGCGCGACGCGCCAGTTGGCGCTCAGTCTGAAGGACCAGACCGGCTATCAGGAGAACATCCCGCTGCGGGGCGTCGGAACGATGGAGTACTACCAGCACATCTGGGGGATCCTCGAGAACTTTTTCGACGCGATCATCGTCATCTTAGACGAGATCGACAAACTGGACAACAGCAACATTCTGATGCAACTCTCGCGGGCTCGCGAGGCTCAGAAGACGGACGCCTACATCGGCGTGATCGGCATCAGTAACAAGGTCAAGTATCGGGAGACGCTCGACGAACGCATCGACAGCAGCTTCGGGCACCGAGAGCTGTTCTTTCACCCGTACGACGCCTCACAGCTCCGGGAAATCATGCGAAATCGCGAAGACGCGTTTCAGCCCGAGGTCTTAGAGGACGGCACGATCGAACTCTGTGCGGCGCTGGCCGCCAAGAAACACGGCGACGCCCGCAAAGCGATCGAGATCCTGAAAGAAGCCGGCGAACTCGCCCGTCGAACTGGCTCGGAGACCGTCTCGGAGAGCCACATCCAGCAGGCTCAGGAGGTCGCCGAGATCAACCGCATCGAGGAACTCACCAGCGGGGCGACCGTCCACGCGAAACTCGCCCTCTACGCGCTGGCGAGTCGGATCATCACCGGCGACCGCGAGACCCACAAGACCCGAGAGATCTACGAGCGCTACGTCGGCATCTGTAACATGGTTACGACCGACCCCATCACCGAAAACGGCCTCTATCGCCAGCTCAAAGAGCAGGCCTTCCTCGGCGTGATCGAGTCTGAAAAGACCGGTGGCGGCCGCTCGCAGGGGAGTTACCTGCTCCATCGACTCGTTACCGATCCGAAACACATCATCAAAGCCGTTCGCCGGGACGACTCGCTCGAGGAGCTTCCGGCGTACGATCAGCTCGCGGACACGGGTGCCGCAGATAACCGCGACGCCGATCTGTCCTCGTTTTCCTGA